In Rissa tridactyla isolate bRisTri1 chromosome 8, bRisTri1.patW.cur.20221130, whole genome shotgun sequence, one genomic interval encodes:
- the PALB2 gene encoding LOW QUALITY PROTEIN: partner and localizer of BRCA2 (The sequence of the model RefSeq protein was modified relative to this genomic sequence to represent the inferred CDS: inserted 1 base in 1 codon), producing the protein MAARLPWXTRFPREAAMEGPAAMEGTAAAEGPGEAAAAGGEALSGAQKEKLREKLALLRREYSETVSRLRRARRAERVRSRGRGTAEEGGQWERSPAGSRDNVSPSADKHGTSQLQTKTCSDPGTEKKTPVAFKHAPEFSDNEISLSGSSQAESIQPSQENLCCGIVRPAPEEKKPKTSRSLMKLRRRAKAPVSEERESVRDGPLINSDEMVKNKIANTEELRSPVFRRSSVLNIEENTQRVSSPAPVGREENSFTPPSAALGVVQDMLGDSVPLEVPELFLGALRDSSDVWQPESPGAEAISDNCEPAQPCSENGDSVLLDISADGGNESSSIIKQTDSESMCEDRGELHRLLDLMSENEVLPADGNNTVSNESKSHEGNQSDTNSLNPSPTDLALGNVEELLENQQLEIQSRLPHTEKVTAPESTLNSCTVVEGLLFPVEYYIRTTRRMSNCQRKVDLDAVILSQLGRSKKGQRSKCKQKDANLDWHSQERVENDSESGVVPSPFLGAENDSANSSTQKSLAASSGSSTSLGSISQSSITSTKQDQRRSQRKQKGRRKSTCKPSVHQVSQELIESLDLIPPRESSSLLSNERQSEKENHEANLEKSSSDERRLSAAAALGSGETEVAGAIQPTSSDPPPGGSQVLGKCHKTLLEQVQNPLQNKDSLNPGNETFASHIGDLEANLGVCQGDKHPVEHVKNQYVQGACRAEELLAINVPLRRSLRSSARQRASQVSKDESKRRRSYPVRSGDPASLRLPATDPDTCSSLFCFRSPQWLASRLGIRDFHLPDEEFGLLKLEKLESSPVNDLEVFVPNTFGDGAASGDAQDAEMNPEEKRLKSNLISPFKNGSPKLPHVESPASKKELSTHALFLTPMGTVLAGAPTQPESQISSSVFPVVGATPAILPSVCSEVFPSTPSVSPSQANPRFSRGASAQVVDDGECKDSAVPLHLDSCGAGSARKEEEQSTTFNLEAPHNESDEAVALEKHQQSESKQQRSCRASPEQKKDVAEQMTPVLFDGLREESLQLVSKLKDSSSSCAVDVSTVWWEAAGCRELCVVTACESSVSLWKPLASDHWGKVYTWQVGEIPVIQIVPLPDACNLVCIALGDLEIGEIRLLLYSSENDLFKQSLVKTGNIKAVLGIKDRRLVSSSRTVQEQQVEIVSLSETGRCEDGQTLMPPEETVLAFAEVEGARDALVGTTAVNSIVVWNLKTGQLLKKMHVGYSYPASICHRAYSDSGLLFVVLSHPHAKESESCGNPAFRVVAFNPKTARSTGVMFSSLPPGHAGRYLEGDVKDASAAAVLTSGAIAVWDLLLGQCTALLPPDPEGSWALARWATTSACLLAGQRDGTVCLYQYQQPQPGVA; encoded by the exons ATGGCGGCCCGGTTGCCAT ACACGCGCTTCCCGCGGGAGGCCGCTATGGAGGGACCGGCGGCCATGGAAGGAACGGCGGCTGCTGAGGGACCGGGGGAGGCGGCAGCGGCCGGCGGGGAGGCCCTCAGCGGCGCCCAGAAGGAGAAG CTGAGGGAGAAGCTGGCGCTGCTGAGGAGGGAGTACAGCGAGACCGTCAGCCGGCTGCGG CGGGCGCGGCGAGCCGAGCGAGTCCGGAGCCGCGGCCGGGGCACGGCGGAGGAAGGAGGCCAGTGGGAGCGGAGCCCTGCAG GTTCTAGAGATAACGTATCTCCTAGTGCTGACAAACATGGAACCTCTCAGTTACAGACTAAAACCTGCTCTGATCCtggcacagagaagaaaacacctGTTGCATTTAAACACGCTCCTGAATTCTCTGACAATGAGATTAGCTTGtcaggcagctcgcaggcagaAAGCATACAGCCTAGCCAGGAAAACCTGTGCTGTGGAATCGTTAGGCCTGCCcctgaggagaaaaaacccaaaacctccagAAGCTTGATGAAGCTGAGGAGACGGGCAAAGGCTCCAGTATCAGAGGAAAGGGAATCAGTGCGTGATGGGCCTCTAATCAACAGTGATGAAATGGTGAAGAATAAAATTGCCAATACCGAGGAACTTCGGTCACCAGTCTTCAGGCGAAGCAGTGTCTTGAACATTGAGGAAAACACTCAAAGAGTATCCAGCCCAGCacctgtggggagagaagaaaacagtttcacTCCTCCCAGTGCAGCGTTAGGAGTCGTCCAAGACATGCTTGGAGACAGTGTCCCTCTAGAAGTGCCTGAGCTGTTCCTGGGTGCGCTGAGGGACAGCAGCGATGTCTGGCAGCCTGAGTCCCCAGGTGCTGAGGCCATATCTGATAACTGTGAGCCTGCACAGCCATGTTCGGAGAATGGTGACTCTGTTTTACTTGACATCAGTGCTGATGGAGGAAACGAATCTTCCAGTATAATAAAACAAACGGACAGTGAGAGTATGTGTGAAGATCGGGGAGAATTACATAGGCTCTTGGATTTGATGTCAGAAAATGAAGTATTGCCTGCCGACGGAAATAACACTGTATCTAATGAGAGCAAAAGCCATGAAGGAAATCAAAGTGACACTAATAGCTTAAATCCCTCTCCTACAGATCTTGCGCTGGGCAATGTTGAAGAACTGTTGGAGAATCAACAGCTTGAAATTCAGTCAAGACTTCCTCATACAGAAAAGGTGACAGCTCCTGAAAGTACATTGAACTCTTGCACAGTGGTTGAAGGGCTTCTCTTTCCAGTTGAGTACTACATCAGGACAACTCGACGCATGTCTAATTGCCAGAGGAAAGTGGATCTTGATGCTGTAATTCTCAGCCAGCTGGGCAGAAGCAAGAAAGGTCAGCGAAGTAAGTGCAAGCAGAAAGATGCAAATTTAGATTGGCACTCCCAAGAAAGAGTTGAAAATGATTCGGAGTCAGGGGTTGTGCCGTCCCCTTTTCTTGGTGCTGAAAACGATTCAGCAAATTCAAGTACTCAGAAATCTCTTGCTGCGTCCAGTGGTAGCAGCACGTCACTTGGATCGATTTCTCAAAGCAGTATCACTAGCACAAAGCAAGATCAGAGACGGTCGCAGAGGaaacaaaagggaagaagaaagtctACCTGCAAACCCTCTGTGCATCAAGTGTCACAGGAACTTATAGAGAGTTTGGATCTCATACCACCGAGGGAAAGCAGTAGTCTGCTGTCAAATGAGCGTCAGAGTGAAAAGGAAAACCATGAGGCTAATCTTGAAAAGTCATCTTCAGATGAGAGAAGGTtgtctgctgctgcagctcttggGTCTGGAGAGACAGAAGTGGCCGGCGCTATACAGCCAACGAGTTCTGATCCTCCTCCTGGAGGAAGCCAAGTGCTTGGCAAATGCCATAAGACTCTGTTAGAACAGGTTCAAAATCCGCTTCAGAACAAGGATTCTCTGAACCCAGGAAATGAAACTTTTGCCAGCCATATAGGAGATCTGGAAGCCAACTTAGGTGTGTGTCAGGGTGATAAACATCCAGTGGAGCATGTTAAGAATCAGTACGTgcaaggagcctgcagggctgAGGAGCTCCTAGCAATTAATGTCCCTCTGCGTCGCTCCCTGCGTTCCTCTGCAAGACAGAGAGCCAGTCAAGTCTCAAAAG ATGAGAGCAAAAGAAGACGTAGCTATCCAGTGCGTTCAGGGGATCCTGCTTCTCTTCGCCTCCCTGCTACGGACCCTGACACTTGCagctctctcttctgctttcGCAGTCCCCAGTGGCTGGCCTCCAGGCTGGGAATCAGAGACTTTCACTTACCGGATGAGGAATTTGGGCTACTAAAACTTGAGAAATTAGAATCTTCCCCTGTGAATGACTTGGAGGTTTTTGTTCCTAATACGTTTGGAGATGGTGCAGCTTCAGGGGACGCACAAGATGCAGAAAtgaatccagaagaaaaaaggctcaaAAGTAATTTGATTTCGCCTTTCAAAAATGGATCACCCAAGTTACCTCACGTAGAAAGCCCAGCTTCCAAGAAAGAACTTTCCACCCATGCTTTGTTCCTTACTCCCATGGGGACTGTCTTAGCTGGTGCTCCCACTCAGCCTGAGTCTCAgatttcctcatctgtttttcctgttgtggGTGCAACCCCAGCCATTTTACCATCAGTATGCAGTGAGGTCTTCCCCAGTACACCTTCCGTATCTCCCTCACAAGCGAACCCACGTTTCTCCAGAGGGGCATCTGCCCAGGTCGTGGATGATGGGGAATGCAAAGACTCTGCCGTTCCACTGCACTTGGACAGCTGTGGTGCAGGATCTGCtagaaaagaggaggaacaaaGTACAACATTTAATTTAGAAGCTCCCCATAATGAATCTGATGAGGCTGTGGCCTTGGAGAAGCATCAGCAGTCGGAGagcaaacagcagagatcctGCAGGGCTTCTCCTGAGCAG AAGAAAGATGTGGCAGAACAGATGACTCCGGTACTGTTTGATGGCCTCAGAGAAGAGAGCTTGCAGCTTGTATCAAAGCTAAAG GATTCTTCAAGTTCCTGTGCTGTGGACGTGAGTACCGTGTGGTGGGAagcagctggctgcagagagctgtgcGTGGTGACTGCTTGTGAGAGTTCTGTCTCCTTGTGGAAACCTCTGGCATCTGACCACTGGGGAAAAGTCTATACTTGGCAGGTCGGAGAG ATTCCTGTAATACAGATTGTTCCTCTGCCGGATGCCTGTAATCTTGTGTGTATAGCATTGGGAGATTTGGAGATTGGAGAAATAAG GCTCTTGCTTTATTCCTCTGAGAATGACTTATTCAAGCAATCACTAGTAAAAACTGGAAATATAAAAGCTGTTCTTGGGATAAAGGATAGGAGGctggtcagcagcagcaggaccgtGCAAGAGCAGCAAGTGGAAATAGTGTCGCTTTCAGAGACGGGAAG GTGCGAGGATGGACAGACTTTGATGCCCCCCGAAGAAACTGTTTTAGCTTTTGCTGAAGTAGAAGGAGCGAGAGACGCCTTGGTTGGCACCACTGCAGTGAACAGCATTGTTGTTTG GAATTTGAAAACGGGCCAGCTCCTGAAGAAGATGCACGTTGGTTATTCCTACCCAGCTTCCATCTGCCATCGAGCATATTCCGACTCT
- the PLK1 gene encoding serine/threonine-protein kinase PLK1, with protein MSAAGGKAARPTGRTEPARTEPARASSSDATPVSGGKEVPKVLVDPRTRRSFVRGRFLGKGGFARCYELAEAESREVFAGKVVPKSLLVKPHQKEKMSMEIAIHRSLSHRHVVGFQGFFEDSDFVYVVLELCRRRSLLELHKRRKALSEPEVRYYLRQTILGCQYLHSQRVIHRDLKLGNLFLSDDMEVKIGDFGLATKVEYDGERKKTLCGTPNYIAPEVLGKKGHSFEVDIWSIGCIMYTLLVGKPPFETSCLKETYIRIKKNEYTIPKHINPVAANLIQKMLRSDPATRPTIDELLNDEFFTSGYIPSRLPTSCLTVAPRFSLAPSGLELNGRKPLTALNKGPDSPALENLPAKEDVAGLRELGDAVDCHLADMLQQLTAVNSAKPSERVAVRQEEAEDPACIPIFWVSKWVDYSDKYGLGYQLCDNSVGVLFNDSTRLIMYNDGDNLQYIEQNGTESYFTVRSYPSALNKKITLLKYFRNYMSEHLLKAGANITPREGDELARLPYLCTWFRTRSAIILHLSNGTVQINFFQDHTKVILCPLMAAVSYIDEKRDFRTYKLSLIEEHGCCKELASRLRYARTMVEKLLSSKSGSARVKPSA; from the exons ATGAGCGCGGCAGGTGGGAAGGCGGCTCGTCCGACGGGCCGGACGGAACCGGCCCGGACCGAACCGGCCCGGGCGAGCAGCTCGGACGCAACGCCGGTCTCCGGCGGGAAGGAGGTACCGAAGGTGCTGGTGGATCCGCGGACCCGGCGTAGCTTCGTGCGCGGACGGTTCCTGGGGAAAGGCGGCTTCGCGCGGTGCTACGAGCTGGCGGAGGCGGAGAGCCGGGAGGTGTTCGCCGGCAAGGTGGTGCCCAAATCGCTGCTGGTGAAGCCTCACCAGAAGGAGAAGATGTCCATGGAGATCGCTATCCACCGCAGCCTGTCCCACCGCCACGTCGTCGGCTTCCAGGGCTTCTTCGAGGACTCCGACTTCGTCTACGTCGTGCTGGAGCTCTGCCGCCGCAgg TCGCTGCTGGAGCTGCACAAGCGTCGGAAGGCGCTGAGCGAGCCCGAAGTGCGGTACTACCTGCGCCAGACCATCCTGGGTTGCCAGTACCTGCACAGCCAACGCGTCATTCACCGGGACCTCAAGCTGGGCAACCTCTTCCTCAGCGATGACATGGAGGTGAAGATCG GTGACTTTGGCCTGGCCACCAAGGTGGAGTACGACGGCGAGCGCAAGAAAACCCTGTGTGGGACCCCCAATTACATAGCTCCAGAGGTGCTGGGCAAGAAGGGGCACAGCTTCGAGGTGGATATCTGGTCTATCGGCTGCATTAT GTACACTCTGCTGGTGGGGAAACCGCCTTTTGAAACTTCTTGTCTAAAAGAAACGTACATCCGAATCAAGAAGAACGAGTATACCATTCCCAAG CACATCAACCCTGTAGCTGCTAACCTCATCCAGAAGATGCTGAGATCTGACCCTGCCACCCGCCCAACTATTGACGAGTTGCTGAATGACGAGTTCTTCACATCAGGATACATCCCCAGCCGCTTGCCCACCAGCTGTCTCACCGTTGCACCTAGATTTTCACTTGCTCCCAGTGGGCTCGAATTGAACGGGCGAAAGCCACTGACTGCACTCAACAAAG GACCAGACAGTCCTGCACTAGAGAATTTGCCTGCAAAGGAAGACGTAGCTGGACTGCGGGAGCTGGGAGATGCCGTTGACTGTCACTTAGCTGACATGTTACAGCAGCTGACTGCAGTCAACTCGGCCAAGCCCTCTGAGAGAGTGGCAGTGAGACAAG AAGAAGCTGAAGATCCAGCCTGCATTCCCATCTTCTGGGTTAGCAAATGGGTGGACTACTCGGATAAATATGGTCTAG GTTACCAGCTGTGTGACAACAGTGTTGGAGTTCTCTTCAATGACTCCACTCGTCTTATTATGTACAACGATGGGGACAACTTGCAGTACATCGAGCAAAACGGCACGGAGTCCTACTTCACTGTGAGATCCTACCCCTCTGCCTTGAACAAGAAG ATAACACTATTGAAATATTTCCGGAACTACATGAGCGAGCACTTGCTGAAGGCGGGTGCTAACATAACGCCACGGGAAGGAGACGAGCTGGCCCGTTTGCCCTACCTCTGCACGTGGTTCCGGACCCGCAGCGCCATCATCCTGCACCTCAGCAACGGCACTGTGCAGATCAACTTCTTCCAG GACCACACCAAGGTCATCTTGTGTCCTCTCATGGCTGCTGTCTCATACATAGATGAGAAACGGGATTTCCGCACGTACAAGCTGAGCCTCATCGAGGAACACGGGTGCTGCAAAGAGCTGGCCAGCCGGCTCCGCTACGCTCGCACCATGGTGGAGAAGCTCCTCAGCTCAAAGTCTGGCTCAGCCCGTGTGAAACCCTCTGCTTAG
- the DCTN5 gene encoding dynactin subunit 5 isoform X1, with amino-acid sequence MELSEMLYNKSEYIETASGNKVSRQSVLCGSQNIVLNGKTIVMNDCIIRGDLANVRVGRHCVVKSRSVIRPPFKKFSKGVAFFPLHIGDHVFIEEDCVVNAAQIGSYVHIGKNCVIGRRCVLKDCCKILDNTVLPPETVVPPFTVFSGCPGLFSGELPECTQELMIDVTKSYYQKFLPLTQVASARV; translated from the exons ATGGAGCTGAGCGAGATGCTCTACAACAAGTCCGAGTACATCGAGACG GCGTCCGGCAATAAGGTGAGCCGACAGTCCGTGCTGTGCGGCAGCCAGAACATCGTTCTCAACGGCAAG ACCATAGTTATGAATGACTGCATCATCCGCGGTGACCTGGCAAACGTACGGGTTGGACGACACTGTGTGGTGAAAAGCCGCAGTGTCATTAGACCACCCTTCAAGAAGTTTAGTAAAGG GGtggcttttttccctctccacatTGGTGATcatgtcttcatagaagaggacTGTGTTGTCAATGCAGCCCAGATTGGCTCCTATGTCCACATAGGCAAGAACTGTGTCATT GGTCGTAGATGTGTTTTGAAAGACTGCTGCAAAATCTTAGACAACACAGTACTACCTCCTGAAACAGTAGTCCCACCTTTCACAGTCTTCTCGGGCTGCCCAG GACTCTTCTCTGGGGAACTCCCGGAATGTACCCAGGAACTCATGATTGACGTTACAAAGAGCTATTACCAGAAGTTCTTGCCACTCACTCAG GTGGCCTCTGCCAGGGTCTAA
- the DCTN5 gene encoding dynactin subunit 5 isoform X2 has translation MELSEMLYNKSEYIETASGNKTIVMNDCIIRGDLANVRVGRHCVVKSRSVIRPPFKKFSKGVAFFPLHIGDHVFIEEDCVVNAAQIGSYVHIGKNCVIGRRCVLKDCCKILDNTVLPPETVVPPFTVFSGCPGLFSGELPECTQELMIDVTKSYYQKFLPLTQVASARV, from the exons ATGGAGCTGAGCGAGATGCTCTACAACAAGTCCGAGTACATCGAGACG GCGTCCGGCAATAAG ACCATAGTTATGAATGACTGCATCATCCGCGGTGACCTGGCAAACGTACGGGTTGGACGACACTGTGTGGTGAAAAGCCGCAGTGTCATTAGACCACCCTTCAAGAAGTTTAGTAAAGG GGtggcttttttccctctccacatTGGTGATcatgtcttcatagaagaggacTGTGTTGTCAATGCAGCCCAGATTGGCTCCTATGTCCACATAGGCAAGAACTGTGTCATT GGTCGTAGATGTGTTTTGAAAGACTGCTGCAAAATCTTAGACAACACAGTACTACCTCCTGAAACAGTAGTCCCACCTTTCACAGTCTTCTCGGGCTGCCCAG GACTCTTCTCTGGGGAACTCCCGGAATGTACCCAGGAACTCATGATTGACGTTACAAAGAGCTATTACCAGAAGTTCTTGCCACTCACTCAG GTGGCCTCTGCCAGGGTCTAA